TTTACCGCTACAGGCAACCATCCCCGCATCCCATCCAAGAGAAGCGGATAATCCCAAGAATGCCAGTTTTGGCAACAATTCTGACACTTTTTCATCGGGAATATCGGGTAATATAACAGTCTGCCAAGGGGTTAATCGTAACTGACCACTGCCAAAAGTTTCTGATAGTGCCGCTAATCCCCATAGTTGATTAGCCGTCAATTGTCCTAATCTTAATGATAGACCAATATAAGATAATCCGGGTTGCTTTTGAGGATGAATTCCCAGATGAAAATAGGGTTGAGTAGAATGGGCAGCTTGCCGGTATTCTTGCCGGTGTATTATTCCAGTAGAAGTCCGATTTAATTGAGAGTTAACTTGTTCGAGATATTTGGCCAATCCCCAATCTTTGAGCAGGTGTTTCATCCGCGGTTTTTTCCCCTTGATATTGGGGGTTTGTTGAACATAATCGACATAAACCTTTACTAAAGCTTTGACCACAGCTAAACAGTTTTCTGGGTCAATTAATAAGTCCGTGTCATAGAATTGTTTATCTCCTGCGAGGGCTAATCGAAAGCAAACAATAGAAGTTAAATTTGTCGGATTATTGACGGTAATTGCCGATAGCTGAATCTCATTATAGCGGTGTTGCCAGGCCATAGTTGAACCAGTGCCAATTCCCACTGCACCACCGCCATCGATCCCGATACTAAATTTAGGACTTAGTTGGGCAATTGATGGATAATTTTGGATAAAATTATCTAATTCTTGGACTAATGGACGAGTATCGATCGATTCTTGACAGTCAATTCCAGCCGTGGGACTGGACATGATATTACGCAAATGATCGATACTGGGATTATGGGCAGCTAACCCTAATTTTTGCAGGGTTTGAAATTCTTCTAAACTGGGGGATTTTTGCAGTCCGCGAATTTGCAGATTTGCCCGATTGGTAACTTGTATTGTCGTCTGCCATTGTTCGAGCCAAGTGGCGATCGCTTTTCCCTGTGAAGAATTGAGCCATCCACCGGGGGTGCGGAGACGAATTAAAAACCCATCCTGGGCAGCAGTTCCATAAAACAAACCGGGACAAGCATTTGCTTCAACTAACCAATTCACCTTTGTGTGTTCTCCATGCGACGCAGAGAAGTAGTTAGAAAATTAGTTGTCTATCTACCGATTAAAAACTTGTAATTGGCATTCTGACTCGCAAGGAAAAAGGTAAAATACACTCAAGAGTGTTTTCTTTTTACTTGATTACAGCTGCGGCACAGTACCAGAATCGCACCGGATTTTCCCAAAGACAAGTTTAAGGATTATACCACAGTTTGAGTTTTTTAGACATGGCGGATCGCAATTGTAAGTCGAAATGGCTATCGATCATAGGAATTGGCGAAGATGGCTTAGAAGGGTTAAGTTCGGTGGGGCGAAGTCTGCTTTCTTTAGCATCAGTTATTGTCGGTGGTGAACGTCATCTGGCAATGTTACCCCCAGAGGATCAACGGCAAAAACTGCTCTGGACTTCTCCCATCCAAGACTCTGTTAACGAGATTATCCGCCTTCGTGGTCAATCCGTCTGTGTTTTGGCCAGTGGTGATCCCATGTGCTACGGAATTGGTGTCACCCTCACCCGTCAGATTCCCCTTGAGGAAATGACGATTATTCCCTCTCCTTCTGCCTTCAGTCTTGCCTGTAGTCGTTTGGGTTGGCCTCTGAGTGAAGTGGAAACTTTGAGTTTGTGCGGTCGCCCTCCGGCTTGGTTGAATGGGGTGCTTTATCCCGGCGCTAAACTGCTGGTACTGAGTGCCGATGCCCAGACTCCTGCGATCGCTGCTCGGCTGCTCAGGGAGGGAGGTTTTGGCGAAAGTCGCATCACGGTTTTAGAACATCTAGGGGGAACCCTAGAACGCCACATTCAAGGCATCGCCAACGATTGGGAGTTTACAGATCTGGCGGATCTAAATGTCATCGCCATTAGCTGCATCTCCTCCCATCCCCCCACCCGGGCGCCGCGCCTTCCAGGACTGCCGGATTCTGCCTACCATCATGACGGACAGTTGACAAAAAGAGAAGTTCGTGCTATCACTCTGAGTAGATTGGCTCCTCTACCCGGACAATTGCTCTGGGATGTGGGGGCGGGTTGTGGTTCCATTGCCATTGAGTGGCTGCGTAGCGATCGCCGTTGCCAGGGGATTGCGATCGAACATCATCCCACCAGATTACAATACATTGCCGATAATGCCGCCGCCCTGGGAACGCCCCATCTGCAAATCGTCGCCGGAATCGCACCGAGCGCCCTGGAAGATTTACCGCAACCAGACGCTATTTTTATCGGTGGCGGTATCACCACACCGCACCTATTGGAAACCTGTTGGTTAGCCCTGCGTCCCGGGGGTCGTCTTGTTGCCAACACTGTTACAATTGAAAGCGAATTAGTCCTCTTGCAATGGCATAGTAAATTAGGAGGGGAACTGCTGCGAATTGGCATTGAAAAAGCCGAACCAGTCGGCAAGTTTTTAGGTTGGAAAGCAATGGCCCCCGTAACCCAGTGGACTGTTCTGAAACCGAGATTGTAAATCCTTGATTTTGTCCTCGATCTCTCTTGTAAAAGTTGTAGATAGAACTTTTTGCTCTAATTCCTCTTCTTCTGGGCTTTGTCGATAGACTAAACCGCCACTCATCTTCTTGTCCTAATTCCAGTTGATAGTCTTATTATAATTATAGTTACCAAAATTAGACAAAAATTTTCTAGGAACCAACGAAATTTTCAATCGTTATCATCAAAAAAATTCAATCTTTATTGTCCAATGCACAAGTTATACTAAATCCGTTGAGTATATGCTACATATCAAGACAGGCAAAAGGCAATAGGCAATAGGCAATAGGCAATAGGCAAAAGGGAGAATAAATAATCATTCTTTAATAACCGGATTTAGTATTATCTTATTTGTCAATATTTTTGTCATAATTGCTACATAATACAAATGCTCGCTATAATAGAATTAAGTTGTTGACATTTTCTAGTTTTCACTTTTTACTTAGTCTCATGGTTTCGCAACTAGATAAAACTAACGTCACTGAAATTATCTACCCCGATAGCGATGGTCAACCCATGGCGGATAATACCCTGCAATTTCGTTGGATTACGACAATTAAAACTAATTTAGACTGGCTATTTCGCCAGCAGTCTGATGTCTTTGTTGCGGGTGATTTACTCTGGTATCCTGTGGAAAATGATAATAAACTGCGTCAAGCACCGGATATCATGGTGGTTTTTGGGAGACCAAAAGGGGAAAGGGGTTCCTATCGACAATGGCTCGAAAATAATATTAGTCCCCAGGTGGTTTTTGAAATCATCTCTCCGGGTAACACCCTCACGGAAATGGCCAAAAAACAGCTATTTTATCAGCGTTATGGGGTCGAGGAATATTATCTTTATGATCCCCATAAAAACGATGCCAGTGCTTGGATAAGAGGCGAAAATCAGCTAGAAATTCTAGAAACTCTCGATAATTGGGTTAGTCCCCGTTTAGGAATACGTTTTCAGTTAGGAGAACCGGAAATGTTGCTTTTTTATCCCGATGGACAAGCTTTCACTAGCTATAATCAGGAAAAACAACGAGCGGAAAGATTAGCCCATAAACTGCGGGAATTAGGCCTTAATCCTGACGAAATCTAAGTTTATCTCTTAATCGCAGTTTACAGTTAATCTTTGTTAAGAGACAAGTAAAAAATAGCCATAGTGGGCTATATGTATTTTCAGTATGATGAAGTTAGTTGGCTTAGTACAAAAAAAGGTGGGCAAGTCCCACCTTTATCACTAAACTATTGTCCTTGCTCCACTGCTGCCACCATCAATAAAGTTTTGAGGACAGAATCAGGATTAAGACTGATAGAATCGATGCCTAATTCCACTAAAAATTGAGCAAATTCGGGGTAATCACTGGGGGCTTGACCACAGATACCGATTTTGCGATTATGGGCTTTAGCGGTTTCAATGGCCATTTTCACCATGCGTTTAACTCCCTCATTCCGTTCATCAAAAAGATGGGCAACTAGGGCAGAATCCCGATCTAATCCTAAGGTTAATTGGGTCAAATCATTAGAACCGATCGAAAATCCGTCAAACACCTGAGCAAATTGGTCGGCAAGAATTACATTACTTGGTAACTCACACATCACATAAACTTGCAAACCATTAACCCCGCGTTCGAGACCATTTTTCGCCATTTCTTCGAGGACTCTCATCCCTTCTTCGGGGGTACGACAGAAAGGAATCATCGGAATCACATTAGTTAATCCCATTTCTTCCCGTACCATTTTCAGCGCCCGACATTCCAAAGCGAAAGCCTCGCGATAATTAGGATCAGTATAACGGGAAGCGCCGCGCCAACCGATCATCGGGTTTTCTTCCTTGGGTTCAAAGGGTTTGCCACCCAATAAATTAGCGTATTCATTGGATTTAAAATCGGACATCCGCACAATTACATCTTTGGGGTAGAATGCGGCTGCAATCATGGCAATTCCCCGGGCCAATTTATCGACGAAAAATTGGGGTTTATCCTCGTAGTGTTTGGTTAATTCGGCGATTTGGTCTTTTACGTCTCCTTCTTCCAATTCGTGGAATTTCAGCAAGGCGCTGGGGTGGGCCTGAATATGGTTAGCGATAATGAATTCTAGACGCGCTAAACCGACACCTTGGGCAGGAATATCGGCAAAAGCGAAGGCTTTTTCGGGATTACCGATATTCATGAGGATTTTTGTCCGAGTTTGGGGCAAATTGTCCAGGGGAGTTTCAATAATTTCAAAGGGTAGCAATCCGAGGTAAACTTTCCCTTCATCCCCCTCCGCACAGCAAACGGTGACTTCCTGACCGGTTTTAATCGTTTCCGTGGCATTATTGCAACCCACGATCGCCGGAATGCCCATTTCTCGCGCGATAATAGCGGCATGACAAGTACGACCACCCTGATTAGTAACGATCGCGCTTGCTTGTTTCATAATCGGTTCCCAGTCGGGATCCGTGCGATTGGTGACGAGAACTTCTCCCGGTTTAAAGTTGTTGATTTTATCTACACTGAGGATGACTCTGGCTTTTCCTTGACCGATTGCCGCACCTACACTCCGTCCCACCGCTAAAACTTGACTTCTTTCTTTAATTTCGTAGGATTTAAGGATATTAGCTGCTTTTTGCGATTGTACGGTTTCTGGACGCGCCTGAACGATAAAGAGTTCTCCCGTGATCCCATCTTTTGCCCATTCGATGTCCATGGGGGTGTAGGTTCCGCGCACTTGCGAGTAATGTTCCTCGATTTGGGTCGTCCAACGGGCTAAAGTGAGGATTTCTTGGTCACTAATGCAGAATTGATCCTGTTCTAGCTTGTTAACTCGGATATTCTTGGTTAGACGCGATCCTCCATCATCGTAGATCATCTTGATGGCTTTACTGCCGAGGCGTTTGTCGAGGATGGGTTTGTAACCGTTTTTAAGAGTGGGTTTAAAAACCAGATATTCGTCGGGGTTAACGGCTCCTTGCACGACATTTTCCCCTAAACCGTAGGCTGCGGTGATTAAAGTGGCATTTTTGAACCCTGTTTCCGTATCGATGGAAAACATCACCCCAGAGGTGGCTAGATCTGAACGCACCATTTTTTGGACACCGACGGAAAGGGCGACGGCAAAGTGATCGAAGCCGTTATGATGACGGTAGGAAATAGCGCGATCGGTGAATAAAGAGGCAAAACATTTATGGCAAGCTTCTAAAACTCCCCTTACCCCTTGCACGTTGAGATAGGTTTCCTGTTGTCCGGCAAAACTCGCTTCTGGTAAGTCTTCGGCGGTGGCGCTTGAGCGAACGGCCACATCTATGGAATGATAGAGATCATCGCCATAACGTTCACAGAGTCGGCGATAGGCAATAGCGATCGCATGACTTAAATCATCGGGGAACGGTGTATTGAGGATTAATGTGCGTGCTTGTTTACCTTTTTCTTGCAAGTTCTGCACATCATTTTCGTCTAAATCTTGGAAAATTTGTCTTAATTGTGCGTCTAGTCCGGCTTTTTCGACAAAGTGACGGTAAGCGTAAGCGGTGGTGGCGAATCCTGTGGGGACATTAATCCCTTTCGGGGTTAATTGTTGGATCATTTCGCCTAAGGAGGAGTTTTTCCCACCGACTAATCCCACGTCTTTGCTGTCTACTTCTTCAAACCACAGAATTAATGCTTGTTCTCTAGAGGTTCTCGCAACATCTTGTAGTAGCATCATAAGTATTTTTACCTCTGTACTTTATACTTTCAGTTTAGCGAGATACCATCTTCAAAAACCCTTGAGTTTGATATTTATTTACAAAACTATATAATAGCAAACTCAGCCACGATCAC
This Microcystis wesenbergii NRERC-220 DNA region includes the following protein-coding sequences:
- a CDS encoding bifunctional cobalt-precorrin-7 (C(5))-methyltransferase/cobalt-precorrin-6B (C(15))-methyltransferase; protein product: MADRNCKSKWLSIIGIGEDGLEGLSSVGRSLLSLASVIVGGERHLAMLPPEDQRQKLLWTSPIQDSVNEIIRLRGQSVCVLASGDPMCYGIGVTLTRQIPLEEMTIIPSPSAFSLACSRLGWPLSEVETLSLCGRPPAWLNGVLYPGAKLLVLSADAQTPAIAARLLREGGFGESRITVLEHLGGTLERHIQGIANDWEFTDLADLNVIAISCISSHPPTRAPRLPGLPDSAYHHDGQLTKREVRAITLSRLAPLPGQLLWDVGAGCGSIAIEWLRSDRRCQGIAIEHHPTRLQYIADNAAALGTPHLQIVAGIAPSALEDLPQPDAIFIGGGITTPHLLETCWLALRPGGRLVANTVTIESELVLLQWHSKLGGELLRIGIEKAEPVGKFLGWKAMAPVTQWTVLKPRL
- a CDS encoding Uma2 family endonuclease, encoding MVSQLDKTNVTEIIYPDSDGQPMADNTLQFRWITTIKTNLDWLFRQQSDVFVAGDLLWYPVENDNKLRQAPDIMVVFGRPKGERGSYRQWLENNISPQVVFEIISPGNTLTEMAKKQLFYQRYGVEEYYLYDPHKNDASAWIRGENQLEILETLDNWVSPRLGIRFQLGEPEMLLFYPDGQAFTSYNQEKQRAERLAHKLRELGLNPDEI
- the ppsA gene encoding phosphoenolpyruvate synthase, with the protein product MMLLQDVARTSREQALILWFEEVDSKDVGLVGGKNSSLGEMIQQLTPKGINVPTGFATTAYAYRHFVEKAGLDAQLRQIFQDLDENDVQNLQEKGKQARTLILNTPFPDDLSHAIAIAYRRLCERYGDDLYHSIDVAVRSSATAEDLPEASFAGQQETYLNVQGVRGVLEACHKCFASLFTDRAISYRHHNGFDHFAVALSVGVQKMVRSDLATSGVMFSIDTETGFKNATLITAAYGLGENVVQGAVNPDEYLVFKPTLKNGYKPILDKRLGSKAIKMIYDDGGSRLTKNIRVNKLEQDQFCISDQEILTLARWTTQIEEHYSQVRGTYTPMDIEWAKDGITGELFIVQARPETVQSQKAANILKSYEIKERSQVLAVGRSVGAAIGQGKARVILSVDKINNFKPGEVLVTNRTDPDWEPIMKQASAIVTNQGGRTCHAAIIAREMGIPAIVGCNNATETIKTGQEVTVCCAEGDEGKVYLGLLPFEIIETPLDNLPQTRTKILMNIGNPEKAFAFADIPAQGVGLARLEFIIANHIQAHPSALLKFHELEEGDVKDQIAELTKHYEDKPQFFVDKLARGIAMIAAAFYPKDVIVRMSDFKSNEYANLLGGKPFEPKEENPMIGWRGASRYTDPNYREAFALECRALKMVREEMGLTNVIPMIPFCRTPEEGMRVLEEMAKNGLERGVNGLQVYVMCELPSNVILADQFAQVFDGFSIGSNDLTQLTLGLDRDSALVAHLFDERNEGVKRMVKMAIETAKAHNRKIGICGQAPSDYPEFAQFLVELGIDSISLNPDSVLKTLLMVAAVEQGQ
- the cobG gene encoding precorrin-3B synthase — translated: MNWLVEANACPGLFYGTAAQDGFLIRLRTPGGWLNSSQGKAIATWLEQWQTTIQVTNRANLQIRGLQKSPSLEEFQTLQKLGLAAHNPSIDHLRNIMSSPTAGIDCQESIDTRPLVQELDNFIQNYPSIAQLSPKFSIGIDGGGAVGIGTGSTMAWQHRYNEIQLSAITVNNPTNLTSIVCFRLALAGDKQFYDTDLLIDPENCLAVVKALVKVYVDYVQQTPNIKGKKPRMKHLLKDWGLAKYLEQVNSQLNRTSTGIIHRQEYRQAAHSTQPYFHLGIHPQKQPGLSYIGLSLRLGQLTANQLWGLAALSETFGSGQLRLTPWQTVILPDIPDEKVSELLPKLAFLGLSASLGWDAGMVACSGKPGCGAAATATQIHASLLADYLKERLTCNSPVNIHLTGCAKCCAQPSPAEITLLGTTIEENGQILEAYQVYVGDSQKFLETPIFEGEFTKIPPLIAQILSSQKSKNLDK